GATCTGCAGCCCGAGCTCAACCGGATGTCCAAGCAGGGACAGTGGTTCGAGATGATGCGGCTCGTGACCGACGACATGCTCGACACGATCGGCGTCTCGGGTCGCCCGGCGGAGGTCGGGCGTGCGCTCCGCCGCCGCAACGCGTGGGCGTCGCGCACGAGCCTCGTCCTCTACAACGAGACCGAGCCGGATGCCGTGGTCGATCTCGTGCGGGCGTTCAAGGCGGGCTGAGGCGCTCAGCGCCCGAGCGCGCGGCGGAGGCTTCCCACCAGGCGCTCGTGCTCCGCGATCGGCAGCACGAACCGGCGCTCGGAGAGCGGGCGCACCCAGATCGGATGGAGCGGCTCGGGGTCGTCCGCGTAGCGCGGGATCACGTGCCAGTGGACGTGGCCGACGAAGTTGCCGAGGCAGGCGTAGTTGAGGCGCGCCGGCTGGGTCTCGCGCCGCAGCGCCGTCGCCACGCGCGTGACGTCGTCCCACAGGCGTCGCTGCCGTTCGATCGGGAGCGCGTCCAGGTGCTCTTGGTGATCCTTGAGGAGCAGGATGCAGTAGCCGCGATAGCGTTGCTCGTCGGCGAGCGTGACGTGCGATTCGGAGAGCGTCGCGACGAAATCGCGATTGGTCCCTTCACCGATGGCGGCGATGCGGGCACACGCGGAGCACTCCATCGGGCGTGGTCGTAGCGCACTCCGGGAGCCGGGTCACCCGGCCGGGCCCCGCCCCTCGACGGCACGGCGAATGCTGCCGGCGTCGAGGCCGAGGGCGGCGCACACGTTCTCGAAGCTGAACGGCCATTGCTCGTCGATGGCGCGGAACCAGGCGCGCGCCGGCTCGCGCGGGTAGGCAGGACGGCCGCGCCGCCGCACGACCACGAGCCGGCGCGTCTCGCGCTCGAGGTCGGCGAGGGCCTGCTCGAGGACGGCGGCGGC
This DNA window, taken from Candidatus Eisenbacteria bacterium, encodes the following:
- a CDS encoding HIT family protein is translated as MECSACARIAAIGEGTNRDFVATLSESHVTLADEQRYRGYCILLLKDHQEHLDALPIERQRRLWDDVTRVATALRRETQPARLNYACLGNFVGHVHWHVIPRYADDPEPLHPIWVRPLSERRFVLPIAEHERLVGSLRRALGR